A section of the Thermodesulfovibrionales bacterium genome encodes:
- a CDS encoding VacJ family lipoprotein has product MNRFLKVVVLLSVFLIPAFARAETPAAAPQEQGMVSEKEAVQQETPSSEPAEGAAAAPDVSQGATETPQEPAAEEGAKGEAAAEAEPPEEEVSAGAVIADPFEPLNRIAFGFNDKLYFWFMKPASKVYNRLVPEAVRVAVRNFFYNIATPVRFVNCLLQAKFKAAGNELFRLGVNSTMGFGGFFDLAKTGYNVGSSEEDLGLTLGHYGIGNGFYMVLPFLGPSSLRDTVGIAGDAFLNPEHYITPIGDAIAVAGYDYFNRNSLRIGEYEDLKEAAVEPYTAFRDAYVQYRKDKLRQ; this is encoded by the coding sequence GTGAATAGGTTTCTGAAAGTTGTCGTCCTTCTCTCGGTCTTTCTCATTCCGGCCTTCGCTCGCGCCGAAACACCCGCAGCCGCGCCTCAGGAACAAGGGATGGTTTCGGAGAAGGAAGCTGTCCAGCAGGAAACGCCGTCTTCCGAACCGGCAGAGGGGGCCGCGGCAGCGCCCGATGTCTCTCAGGGGGCTACGGAGACTCCTCAGGAACCGGCTGCCGAGGAGGGGGCCAAGGGTGAAGCCGCTGCTGAAGCCGAACCGCCTGAGGAGGAAGTCTCGGCCGGAGCGGTCATCGCCGACCCCTTCGAGCCCTTGAACCGCATAGCGTTCGGCTTCAACGACAAACTCTATTTCTGGTTCATGAAGCCGGCATCGAAGGTGTACAACAGGCTAGTACCCGAGGCGGTGCGCGTCGCAGTGCGCAACTTCTTCTATAACATCGCGACACCGGTCCGATTCGTGAACTGCCTCCTCCAGGCGAAATTCAAGGCGGCGGGCAACGAGCTGTTTCGGCTGGGCGTCAACAGCACCATGGGATTCGGGGGCTTCTTCGACCTCGCGAAGACAGGCTACAACGTCGGAAGCAGCGAGGAGGATTTGGGCCTGACCTTAGGGCATTACGGCATCGGCAACGGGTTCTATATGGTCCTGCCCTTCCTCGGCCCCTCTTCCCTGAGGGATACCGTCGGGATAGCAGGCGACGCCTTCCTGAACCCCGAGCACTACATCACGCCGATCGGAGACGCGATAGCGGTCGCGGGCTACGACTATTTCAACAGGAACTCCCTCCGCATCGGTGAATACGAAGACCTGAAGGAAGCAGCCGTGGAGCCCTACACCGCTTTCCGGGACGCCTATGTCCAGTACCGGAAGGACAAGCTGAGGCAGTAG